The Parambassis ranga chromosome 19, fParRan2.1, whole genome shotgun sequence genome contains a region encoding:
- the epx gene encoding eosinophil peroxidase — MDAALIVSVLGLTLVLLSIPENASLNVVFDNSSGTVYLGSAYVDEALKRAIELTDAAYAHTSERAKKSLSEGALRPSDLLAQFKQIEARTRTQIHAAELLDNTVELIREMVYTNTMMQPNPYELLSEGDRENLLHVTGCSAELQTPSCQADCLSERYRSITGECNNRQHPRWGAANIPYSRWLPPEYEDVWGTPRGWEPEHTYHNVSLPPVRLVSQEVLYTHNDNISVDCTLSHLLVDWGQWIDHDMVLTPQSPSTAAFKTGADCTHTCSRDTPCFPIQIPLSDPRYSVQSCMPFFRSAPSCSEGVLPHRHREQLNAINSFVDASMVYGSSSSLASALRNHSSPLGSMALNSQHSDQDLAYMPFLPRLQAHLDPCGPRNSTRSGLLDQSVPRHNTSSCFQAGDSRANEHLGLIALHTLFLREHNRLVKELHLLNPHWSPDTLYQEARKIIGAIHQILTWEHYLLRVLGESAMSHLMPPYQGYDPAVDPSIANVFATAAFRFAHVTVQPVLTRLGPGYTTNSQYPSLPLHHSLFASWRVVQEGGIDPVLRGLLLSPAKLQTPGQMMVEELTERLFQAQGGMPLDLGALNLQRGRDHGLPGYGSWRRFCGLSVPNTTSELADILANFTLAHKFQLLYGTPHNIDVWVGAISEPALPGGRVGPLLSCLLAKQFRALRDGDRFWWEREGVFTSSQRRHLHTTSLSRIICDNSHITHVPADPFSRTESQNDMLPCSHPLIPHLDLSPWKEPDTDPSCGPIPRIQSGYSLLCNSVILYQCQSGFTLLGSSSISCDTKSQQWSSTPPTCQDINECEELVSPCPQHLDCLNIPGSFICSEPSTLSAVSIVTAVIVLIGSVAVFLLIMICYRRYFPKAMELVTAGCCQDKR; from the exons ATGGATGCAGCACTAATT GTGTCTGTGCTTGGACTGACTCTGGTCCTGCTCTCCATTCCTGAGAATGCATCACTAAATGTAGTGTTTGACAACAGCTCAG GAACTGTGTACCTGGGCTCTGCATATGTTGATGAGGCTCTGAAGCGGGCGATTGAACTGACCGATGCTGCCTACGCACACACAAGTGAAAG GGCGAAGAAATCTTTGTCTGAAGGCGCTCTGAGACCCAGTGACTTGTTGGCTCAGTTTAAACAGATTGAAGCCAGAACCAGGACTCAGATCCACGCTGCTGAGCTTCTGGACAACACGGTGGAGCTGATCAGAGAGATGGTCTACACCAACACTATGATGCAGCCAAACCCGTACG AGCTGCTGAGTGAAGGAGATAGGGAGAACCTGCTGCATGTGACGGGCTGCTCGGCTGAGCTGCAGACACCTAGCTGTCAGGCCGACTGTCTGTCTGAGCGCTACAGATCCATCACAGGCGAGTGCAACAACAG ACAACATCCTCGATGGGGGGCTGCAAACATCCCGTATTCCCGCTGGCTGCCTCCGGAGTACGAGGATGTGTGGGGGACGCCAAGGGGGTGGGAGCCTGAACACACCTACCACAACGTCAGCCTGCCTCCA GTGCGGCTTGTGTCTCAGGAAGTGCTGTACACTCACAATGACAACATCTCTGTGGACTGCACCCTGTCCCACCTGCTGGTGGATTGGGGTCAGTGGATCGACCATGACATGGTGCTGACGCCTCAGAGCCCCAGTACAGCTGCCTTTAAGACAGGAgccgactgcacacacacctgcagccgAGACACACCCTGCTTCCCCATACAG ATCCCACTGTCCGATCCTCGTTACAGTGTCCAGAGTTGCATGCCCTTCTTTCGCTCTGCTCCCAGCTGCAGTGAAGGAGTTCTGCCTCACCGCCACCGGGAGCAGCTAAACGCCATCAACTCCTTTGTAGATGCCAGTATGGTGTATGGCAGCTCCTCCAGTCTGGCCTCCGCCCTCAGAAACCACTCGTCTCCTCTGGGCTCGATGGCCCTCAACTCGCAGCATTCAGACCAGGATCTGGCCTACATGCCTTTCCTGCCTCGCCTGCAGGCTCACCTGGACCCATGCGGCCCTCGCAACTCCACCAGATCCGGACTGTTGGACCAGTCTGTCCCCCGGCACAACACCTCATCCTGTTTTCAGGCTG GTGATTCAAGAGCCAATGAACATCTGGGATTGATCGCCTTGCACACACTCTTCCTGAGAGAGCACAACAGACTGGTCAAAGAGCTGCACCTCCTCAACCCTCACTGGAGCCCGGACACCCTCTATCAGGAGGCTCGCAAGATCATAGGAGCCATTCACCAG ATTCTTACATGGGAGCACTACCTGCTGCGGGTTCTCGGTGAGAGCGCCATGTCTCATCTGATGCCTCCCTACCAGGGTTATGACCCTGCTGTGGATCCCAGCATCGCTAATGTATTTGCAACAGCTGCATTTCGTTTTGCCCACGTCACCGTGCAGCCAGTGCTGACCAGGCTGGGACCAGGATACACCACAAACTCCCAGTATCCCTCACTGCCCCTGCATCACTCACTGTTTGCTTCATGGAGGGTTGTGCAGGAAG GTGGAATAGACCCGGTGCTGCGCGGTCTGCTTCTGTCTCCAGCTAAGTTGCAGACTCCAGGTCAGATGATGGTGGAGGaactgacagaaaggctgtttCAGGCACAGGGGGGTATGCCTTTGGACCTAGGGGCCCTCAATCTCCAGAGGGGGCGGGACCACGGCCTGCCTG GATACGGCTCGTGGCGGAGGTTCTGTGGGCTCTCTGTTCCTAACACTACATCTGAATTGGCTGATATTCTGGCCAACTTCACTTTGGCTCACAAATTCCAGCTCCTATATGGGACACCACACAACATTGACGTGTGGGTGGGGGCCATCTCTGAGCCTGCTCTGCCCGGAGGCCGAGTCGGACCGCTCCTATCCTGCCTGCTGGCCAAACAGTTCAGAGCACTGAGAGATGGAGACAG GTTTTGGTGGGAGCGGGAAGGCGTCTTCACCAGCTCCCAGAGGAGACACCTACACACCACCTCTCTGTCCCGCATCATTTGTGACAATAGCCACATCACGCATGTCCCTGCAGACCCGTTCTCACGCACAGAGAGCCAGAACGACATGCTGCCATGTTCCCACCCGCTCATCCCTCACCTCGACCTTAGCCCCTGGAAAGAACCAGACacag acCCGAGCTGCGGTCCAATACCCAGGATTCAGTCTGGCTACTCCCTGCTCTGCAACTCTGTGATTCTCTATCAGTGTCAATCTGGCTTCACCCTTCTGGGCTCTTCATCtatcagctgtgacacaaagagccagcaGTGGAGTTCCACACCACCAACATGTCAAG ACATCAATGAATGTGAAGAACTTGTTTCTCCTTGTCCACAACACCTGGACTGCCTCAACATACCAGGGTCTTTCATTTGTTCAG AACCATCCACGCTGTCTGCTGTCTCCATCGTCACCGCAGTGATTGTGTTGATTGGCAGCGTGGCCGTGTTTCTGTTGATTATGATCTGTTATCGCAG atatTTCCCAAAGGCAATGGAGTTGGTCACTGCTGGATGCTGTCAGGACAAAAGATAA
- the rab3il1 gene encoding guanine nucleotide exchange factor for Rab-3A isoform X3, with the protein MDAFEGIHSIQISSSPPSSESSNLGYEVLKTRSPGIAVYSSAVFFGTPHVAAVRHESSGVTIEEGCVVGRLVDLDPEPDSRVEGGGQAGPTSGRNHGDLTRLRSSSLEIREKEIREKGSEILREQLDAAKRELKLKDKECERLSQVRNQLEQELEELTASLFEEAHKMVREANVKQATAEKQLKEAQGKIDVLQAEVTALKTLVLTSTPSSPNRQLHPQLQSSGTRGGYKHTGGHTRNKSASGAFPSSPGKPEPSPVSIQPVAKEDREMDSVLFAEFLMWKEHPSLDRSSAFLSRIYREDIGPCLSFTRSELSQLVQSAVENNSLTIEPVAMSALPMVKASAIECGGPNGFRAAIETKCALSGMSRLCRHRIKLGDKGSYYYISPSSRARITAVCNFFTYIRYIQQGLVRHNAEQMFWEVMRLRREMTVAKLGFYFTDQV; encoded by the exons atgGATGCATTCGAGGGAATTCACAGCATCCAGATTTCCTCTTCACCACCGTCTTCAGAGTCTTCAAACCTGGGATATGAAGTACTAAAGACTAGGAGCCCTGGGATAGCAGTATACTCCTCTGCAGTCTTCTTTGGGACCCCTCATGTGGCTGCAGTCAGGCACGAGTCCAGCGGGGTCACTATAGAGGAAGGCTGTGTTGTTGGACG GTTGGTAGATCTGGATCCAGAGCCAGATTCcagagtggagggaggaggccAGGCTGGGCCCACCTCAGGCAGAAACCATGGCGACCTCACCAGGCTCCGCAGCTCCTCGCTGGAgatcagagaaaaagaaatacgAGAAAAGGGCTCAGAGATCCTGAGGGAACAGCTGGACGCTGCAAAGAGG GAACTGAAACTAAAGGACAAGGAGTGTGAGCGCCTGTCGCAAGTCAGGAATCAGCTGGAAcaagagctggaggagctgactgCCAGTCTGTTTGAG GAAGCTCACAAGATGGTGCGTGAAGCTAATGTGAAACAagcaacagcagagaaacaACTGAAGGAGGCTCAGGGAAAG ATTGATGTTCTGCAGGCAGAGGTGACGGCGCTCAAGACTCTAGTGTTGACCTCCACACCTTCCTCACCAAACCGCCAGCTGCATCCACAGCTGCAGTCTTCAGGTACCAGGGGAGGGTACAAACATACCGGGGGTCACACCCGCAATAAGAGCGCCAGTGGCGCATTTCCATCTTCACCTGGAAAACCAGAACCCTCACCAGTTTCCATACAGCCTGTGGCCAAAGAGGACCGAGAG ATGGACTCTGTTCTGTTTGCAGAGTTTTTGATGTGGAAGGAACATCCAAGTCTGGACCGCTCCTCTGCCTTCCTGAGTCGTATTTACAGAGAGGACATCGGACCATGCCTCTCCTTCACCAGATCAGAG CTGTCCCAGCTGGTTCAGAGCGCCGTGGAAAACAACTCTCTGACCATCGAGCCAGTGGCTATGTCAGCACTACCCATGGTTAAAGCCTCTGCTATAGAATGTGGAGGTCCTAA tggctTTAGGGCTGCAATAGAGAC AAAATGTGCATTAAGTGGCATGTCACGTCTCTGCCGACATCGCATTAAGCTGGGCGATAAGGGGAGCTACTATTACATCTCTCCTTCCAGTCGAGCACGG ATCACAGCAGTCTGCAATTTTTTCACTTACATACGGTACATCCAGCAGGGCCTGGTGAGACATAATG CGGAGCAAATGTTCTGGGAGGTGATGCGTCTTCGAAGAGAGATGACTGTGGCCAAGTTAGGTTTCTACTTCACAGACCAGGTCTAG
- the rab3il1 gene encoding guanine nucleotide exchange factor for Rab-3A isoform X4: MDAFEGIHSIQISSSPPSSESSNLGYEVLKTRSPGIAVYSSAVFFGTPHVAAVRHESSGVTIEEGCVVGRLVDLDPEPDSRVEGGGQAGPTSGRNHGDLTRLRSSSLEIREKEIREKGSEILREQLDAAKRELKLKDKECERLSQVRNQLEQELEELTASLFEEAHKMVREANVKQATAEKQLKEAQGKIDVLQAEVTALKTLVLTSTPSSPNRQLHPQLQSSGTRGGYKHTGGHTRNKSASGAFPSSPGKPEPSPVSIQPVAKEDREMDSVLFAEFLMWKEHPSLDRSSAFLSRIYREDIGPCLSFTRSELSQLVQSAVENNSLTIEPVAMSALPMVKASAIECGGPKKCALSGMSRLCRHRIKLGDKGSYYYISPSSRARITAVCNFFTYIRYIQQGLVRHNAEQMFWEVMRLRREMTVAKLGFYFTDQV, translated from the exons atgGATGCATTCGAGGGAATTCACAGCATCCAGATTTCCTCTTCACCACCGTCTTCAGAGTCTTCAAACCTGGGATATGAAGTACTAAAGACTAGGAGCCCTGGGATAGCAGTATACTCCTCTGCAGTCTTCTTTGGGACCCCTCATGTGGCTGCAGTCAGGCACGAGTCCAGCGGGGTCACTATAGAGGAAGGCTGTGTTGTTGGACG GTTGGTAGATCTGGATCCAGAGCCAGATTCcagagtggagggaggaggccAGGCTGGGCCCACCTCAGGCAGAAACCATGGCGACCTCACCAGGCTCCGCAGCTCCTCGCTGGAgatcagagaaaaagaaatacgAGAAAAGGGCTCAGAGATCCTGAGGGAACAGCTGGACGCTGCAAAGAGG GAACTGAAACTAAAGGACAAGGAGTGTGAGCGCCTGTCGCAAGTCAGGAATCAGCTGGAAcaagagctggaggagctgactgCCAGTCTGTTTGAG GAAGCTCACAAGATGGTGCGTGAAGCTAATGTGAAACAagcaacagcagagaaacaACTGAAGGAGGCTCAGGGAAAG ATTGATGTTCTGCAGGCAGAGGTGACGGCGCTCAAGACTCTAGTGTTGACCTCCACACCTTCCTCACCAAACCGCCAGCTGCATCCACAGCTGCAGTCTTCAGGTACCAGGGGAGGGTACAAACATACCGGGGGTCACACCCGCAATAAGAGCGCCAGTGGCGCATTTCCATCTTCACCTGGAAAACCAGAACCCTCACCAGTTTCCATACAGCCTGTGGCCAAAGAGGACCGAGAG ATGGACTCTGTTCTGTTTGCAGAGTTTTTGATGTGGAAGGAACATCCAAGTCTGGACCGCTCCTCTGCCTTCCTGAGTCGTATTTACAGAGAGGACATCGGACCATGCCTCTCCTTCACCAGATCAGAG CTGTCCCAGCTGGTTCAGAGCGCCGTGGAAAACAACTCTCTGACCATCGAGCCAGTGGCTATGTCAGCACTACCCATGGTTAAAGCCTCTGCTATAGAATGTGGAGGTCCTAA AAAATGTGCATTAAGTGGCATGTCACGTCTCTGCCGACATCGCATTAAGCTGGGCGATAAGGGGAGCTACTATTACATCTCTCCTTCCAGTCGAGCACGG ATCACAGCAGTCTGCAATTTTTTCACTTACATACGGTACATCCAGCAGGGCCTGGTGAGACATAATG CGGAGCAAATGTTCTGGGAGGTGATGCGTCTTCGAAGAGAGATGACTGTGGCCAAGTTAGGTTTCTACTTCACAGACCAGGTCTAG
- the rab3il1 gene encoding guanine nucleotide exchange factor for Rab-3A isoform X2 — MDAFEGIHSIQISSSPPSSESSNLGYEVLKTRSPGIAVYSSAVFFGTPHVAAVRHESSGVTIEEGCVVGRLVDLDPEPDSRVEGGGQAGPTSGRNHGDLTRLRSSSLEIREKEIREKGSEILREQLDAAKRELKLKDKECERLSQVRNQLEQELEELTASLFEEAHKMVREANVKQATAEKQLKEAQGKIDVLQAEVTALKTLVLTSTPSSPNRQLHPQLQSSGTRGGYKHTGGHTRNKSASGAFPSSPGKPEPSPVSIQPVAKEDREPAAPALLSLIFCLIPGQSVNMTYDPYWQEKGEGLGTDSRQMDSVLFAEFLMWKEHPSLDRSSAFLSRIYREDIGPCLSFTRSELSQLVQSAVENNSLTIEPVAMSALPMVKASAIECGGPKKCALSGMSRLCRHRIKLGDKGSYYYISPSSRARITAVCNFFTYIRYIQQGLVRHNAEQMFWEVMRLRREMTVAKLGFYFTDQV, encoded by the exons atgGATGCATTCGAGGGAATTCACAGCATCCAGATTTCCTCTTCACCACCGTCTTCAGAGTCTTCAAACCTGGGATATGAAGTACTAAAGACTAGGAGCCCTGGGATAGCAGTATACTCCTCTGCAGTCTTCTTTGGGACCCCTCATGTGGCTGCAGTCAGGCACGAGTCCAGCGGGGTCACTATAGAGGAAGGCTGTGTTGTTGGACG GTTGGTAGATCTGGATCCAGAGCCAGATTCcagagtggagggaggaggccAGGCTGGGCCCACCTCAGGCAGAAACCATGGCGACCTCACCAGGCTCCGCAGCTCCTCGCTGGAgatcagagaaaaagaaatacgAGAAAAGGGCTCAGAGATCCTGAGGGAACAGCTGGACGCTGCAAAGAGG GAACTGAAACTAAAGGACAAGGAGTGTGAGCGCCTGTCGCAAGTCAGGAATCAGCTGGAAcaagagctggaggagctgactgCCAGTCTGTTTGAG GAAGCTCACAAGATGGTGCGTGAAGCTAATGTGAAACAagcaacagcagagaaacaACTGAAGGAGGCTCAGGGAAAG ATTGATGTTCTGCAGGCAGAGGTGACGGCGCTCAAGACTCTAGTGTTGACCTCCACACCTTCCTCACCAAACCGCCAGCTGCATCCACAGCTGCAGTCTTCAGGTACCAGGGGAGGGTACAAACATACCGGGGGTCACACCCGCAATAAGAGCGCCAGTGGCGCATTTCCATCTTCACCTGGAAAACCAGAACCCTCACCAGTTTCCATACAGCCTGTGGCCAAAGAGGACCGAGAG cctgcagctcctgctctcctctctttgATTTTCTGCCTCATACCTGGCCAGTCTGTCAATATGACCTATGACCCTTATTGGCAGGAGAAGGGGGAGGGGTTAGGCACTGACAGCCGACAG ATGGACTCTGTTCTGTTTGCAGAGTTTTTGATGTGGAAGGAACATCCAAGTCTGGACCGCTCCTCTGCCTTCCTGAGTCGTATTTACAGAGAGGACATCGGACCATGCCTCTCCTTCACCAGATCAGAG CTGTCCCAGCTGGTTCAGAGCGCCGTGGAAAACAACTCTCTGACCATCGAGCCAGTGGCTATGTCAGCACTACCCATGGTTAAAGCCTCTGCTATAGAATGTGGAGGTCCTAA AAAATGTGCATTAAGTGGCATGTCACGTCTCTGCCGACATCGCATTAAGCTGGGCGATAAGGGGAGCTACTATTACATCTCTCCTTCCAGTCGAGCACGG ATCACAGCAGTCTGCAATTTTTTCACTTACATACGGTACATCCAGCAGGGCCTGGTGAGACATAATG CGGAGCAAATGTTCTGGGAGGTGATGCGTCTTCGAAGAGAGATGACTGTGGCCAAGTTAGGTTTCTACTTCACAGACCAGGTCTAG
- the rab3il1 gene encoding guanine nucleotide exchange factor for Rab-3A isoform X1 codes for MDAFEGIHSIQISSSPPSSESSNLGYEVLKTRSPGIAVYSSAVFFGTPHVAAVRHESSGVTIEEGCVVGRLVDLDPEPDSRVEGGGQAGPTSGRNHGDLTRLRSSSLEIREKEIREKGSEILREQLDAAKRELKLKDKECERLSQVRNQLEQELEELTASLFEEAHKMVREANVKQATAEKQLKEAQGKIDVLQAEVTALKTLVLTSTPSSPNRQLHPQLQSSGTRGGYKHTGGHTRNKSASGAFPSSPGKPEPSPVSIQPVAKEDREPAAPALLSLIFCLIPGQSVNMTYDPYWQEKGEGLGTDSRQMDSVLFAEFLMWKEHPSLDRSSAFLSRIYREDIGPCLSFTRSELSQLVQSAVENNSLTIEPVAMSALPMVKASAIECGGPNGFRAAIETKCALSGMSRLCRHRIKLGDKGSYYYISPSSRARITAVCNFFTYIRYIQQGLVRHNAEQMFWEVMRLRREMTVAKLGFYFTDQV; via the exons atgGATGCATTCGAGGGAATTCACAGCATCCAGATTTCCTCTTCACCACCGTCTTCAGAGTCTTCAAACCTGGGATATGAAGTACTAAAGACTAGGAGCCCTGGGATAGCAGTATACTCCTCTGCAGTCTTCTTTGGGACCCCTCATGTGGCTGCAGTCAGGCACGAGTCCAGCGGGGTCACTATAGAGGAAGGCTGTGTTGTTGGACG GTTGGTAGATCTGGATCCAGAGCCAGATTCcagagtggagggaggaggccAGGCTGGGCCCACCTCAGGCAGAAACCATGGCGACCTCACCAGGCTCCGCAGCTCCTCGCTGGAgatcagagaaaaagaaatacgAGAAAAGGGCTCAGAGATCCTGAGGGAACAGCTGGACGCTGCAAAGAGG GAACTGAAACTAAAGGACAAGGAGTGTGAGCGCCTGTCGCAAGTCAGGAATCAGCTGGAAcaagagctggaggagctgactgCCAGTCTGTTTGAG GAAGCTCACAAGATGGTGCGTGAAGCTAATGTGAAACAagcaacagcagagaaacaACTGAAGGAGGCTCAGGGAAAG ATTGATGTTCTGCAGGCAGAGGTGACGGCGCTCAAGACTCTAGTGTTGACCTCCACACCTTCCTCACCAAACCGCCAGCTGCATCCACAGCTGCAGTCTTCAGGTACCAGGGGAGGGTACAAACATACCGGGGGTCACACCCGCAATAAGAGCGCCAGTGGCGCATTTCCATCTTCACCTGGAAAACCAGAACCCTCACCAGTTTCCATACAGCCTGTGGCCAAAGAGGACCGAGAG cctgcagctcctgctctcctctctttgATTTTCTGCCTCATACCTGGCCAGTCTGTCAATATGACCTATGACCCTTATTGGCAGGAGAAGGGGGAGGGGTTAGGCACTGACAGCCGACAG ATGGACTCTGTTCTGTTTGCAGAGTTTTTGATGTGGAAGGAACATCCAAGTCTGGACCGCTCCTCTGCCTTCCTGAGTCGTATTTACAGAGAGGACATCGGACCATGCCTCTCCTTCACCAGATCAGAG CTGTCCCAGCTGGTTCAGAGCGCCGTGGAAAACAACTCTCTGACCATCGAGCCAGTGGCTATGTCAGCACTACCCATGGTTAAAGCCTCTGCTATAGAATGTGGAGGTCCTAA tggctTTAGGGCTGCAATAGAGAC AAAATGTGCATTAAGTGGCATGTCACGTCTCTGCCGACATCGCATTAAGCTGGGCGATAAGGGGAGCTACTATTACATCTCTCCTTCCAGTCGAGCACGG ATCACAGCAGTCTGCAATTTTTTCACTTACATACGGTACATCCAGCAGGGCCTGGTGAGACATAATG CGGAGCAAATGTTCTGGGAGGTGATGCGTCTTCGAAGAGAGATGACTGTGGCCAAGTTAGGTTTCTACTTCACAGACCAGGTCTAG
- the best1 gene encoding bestrophin-2: protein MTVTYSRRVADAGLGTFFHLLLRWKGSIYKLLYRELIIFTLLYYFFSIVYRFVLNDDQRRLFEKLSIYCDRYAELIPVSFVLGFYVTLVVSRWWGQFENVPWPDRLAALVGGHVRGADEASRLTRRTLMRYANLSGVLIYRSVSTAVYKRFPTMEHLVQAGLMTSEELRHLEDLPSPHNKFWVPCMWFVSLALRARTEGRINNDVALTAILTELNSLRAKCMKLYGYDWISLPLVYTQVVTVAVYSFFLACLIGRQFLDPAQGYPGHDLDFYLPVFTLLQFFFYVGWLKVAEQLINPFGEDDDDFETNWLVDRNLQVSLLSVDEMYDSLPLVEKDMYWNESEPQPPYTTASAEHRKPSFMGSALDISVPKEEMEFQSNLEQIKENEEANYSTPLLGGLGRLLGVQSPSFPRSSRVSLLRRRPGAPLSRFPLYLHSEAPLTLSQTRQPLNQERDPDYAFSTMPLYERPGFYSCPQTPIHCVPPAVPRPRPARRNQNEWDRSCSSLAPPMVGSQLLPPDTPNHIPPPPSSAFPWLSEDGEMQSAPTFSFPDPLPELCPISKLRPGHGLLSRRPPPPRLTLDTLPSTENQTGPPSARTAGNGGERVFSFTPPSRTASTTNPSNPNSSSSSINATSTNSTGPAGNLCNGTSHSSFSNHGNFSTNMRASNGGTNGGLSNNINTVSTSAPSQQETNQQNSPNDSGISLAEGDLLGVLVDGGVNKTAGGRDQD from the exons ATGACGGTGACATACTCCCGCAGAGTCGCTGATGCAGGTCTGGGGACCTTCTTCCATCTGCTCCTGAGATGGAAGGGCAGCATCTACAAACTGCTGTACAGAGAACTGATCATCTTCACTCTGCTCTACTACTTCTTCAGCATTGTCTACAG GTTTGTGTTAAATGATGACCAGAGGAGGCTGTTTGAGAAGCTGTCTATATATTGTGACCGCTACGCAGAGCTCATCCCTGTGTCGTTTGTGTTGG GATTCTATGTGACCTTGGTCGTGTCACGTTGGTGGGGTCAGTTTGAAAATGTTCCCTGGCCTGACCGTTTGGCGGCTTTAGTGGGAGGGCATGTTCGTGGAGCTGATGAGGCCTCCAGGCTGACCCGCAGGACCCTGATGAGGTACGCCAACCTCTCTGGTGTGCTCATCTACCGCTCTGTCAGCACAGCCGTCTACAAGAGGTTTCCCACCATGGAGCATCTGGTGCAGGCAG GTTTGATGACGTCAGAGGAGCTGAGGCACCTGGAGGATTTGCCTTCTCCACACAACAAGTTCTGGGTGCCCTGTATGTGGTTTGTCAGCCTGGCCCTGAGGGCACGGACAGAGGGACGCATCAACAATGATGTGGCCCTCACAGCTATTCTCACC GAGTTGAATAGTTTACGGGCAAAGTGTATGAAGCTGTACGGTTATGACTGGATCAGCCTGCCTCTCGTTTATACTCAG gtGGTAACAGTGGCTGTCTACAGCTTCTTCCTGGCTTGTCTGATTGGTCGTCAGTTCCTGGATCCGGCTCAGGGATACCCGGGTCATGATCTGGACTTCTACCTGCCTGTTTTTACACTGTTGCAGTTTTTCTTCTATGTTGGCTGGCTAAAG GTGGCTGAGCAACTCATCAATCCTTttggtgaagatgatgatgacttTGAGACCAACTGGCTTGTGGATCGGAATTTGCAG GTGTCCTTGTTGTCTGTGGATGAGATGTACGACAGCCTACCACTGGTGGAGAAGGACATGTACTGGAATGAGTCTGAACCGCAACCTCCTTACACTACAGCCAGTGCTGAACACCGCAAACCTTCCTTCATGGGCTCAGCGCTGGATATCAG TGTTCCTAAAGAGGAGATGGAGTTCCAGTCCAATCTTGAGCAGATTAAAGAAAACGAGGAAGCCAACTACTCCACACCGCTGCTTGGAGGGCTGGGTCGTCTACTCGGTGTCCAGTCCCCAAGCTTCCCTCGCTCCTCCCGGGTTTCTCTGCTGCGCCGCCGGCCTGGAGCTCCGCTAAGCCGCTTCCCTCTTTACCTGCACTCAGAGGCACCGCTGACTCTAAGTCAAACCCGCCAGCCTTTGAACCAGGAGCGAGACCCAGACTATGCCTTTTCTACCATGCCCCTGTATGAAAGACCAGGTTTCTACAGCTGCCCTCAAACACCCATCCATTGTGTGCCCCCTGCTGTGCCCCGCCCTCGACCCGCCCGGAGGAACCAAAATGAGTGGGATCGCAGCTGTAGCTCCTTAGCCCCACCAATGGTGGGCTCACAGCTGCTCCCTCCTGATACTCCAAACCATATCCCTCCACCACCATCCTCTGCTTTTCCCTGGCTGAGCGAGGATGGTGAGATGCAGAGTGCCCCAACATTCTCCTTCCCTGATCCTCTACCTGAGCTCTGTCCAATATCTAAACTCAGACCAGGACATGGTCTCCTGTCTCGCCGTCCCCCACCACCTCGCCTGACTCTGGACACCCTCCCATCAACTGAAAACCAGACTGGACCCCCAAGTGCTCGCACGGCTGGGAATGGAGGGGAAAGGGTGTTTTCATTCACCCCTCCCTCTCGCACAGCATCAACAACAAATCCCAGTAATCCCAACAGCAGCTCTAGCAGCATTAATGCAACAAGCACCAACAGCACTGGCCCAGCAGGAAATCTCTGCAATGGTACGAGCCACAGTAGTTTTAGTAACCATGGGAACTTCAGCACCAACATGAGGGCAAGCAACGGGGGTACCAATGGCGGGCTGAGCAATAACATTAACACAGTTTCCACTTCAGCGCCATCACAGCAAGAAACCAATCAGCAAAACTCACCCAATGATTCTGGAATCTCATTGGCTGAAGGGGACCTGCTGGGTGTTCTGGTGGATGGTGGGGTGAACAAGACGGCAGGAGGAAGGGACCAGGACTGA